One Mycolicibacterium pulveris genomic region harbors:
- the mshB gene encoding N-acetyl-1-D-myo-inositol-2-amino-2-deoxy-alpha-D-glucopyranoside deacetylase, protein METPRLLFVHAHPDDETIATGATIAHYVARGAQVRVVTCTLGEEGEVIGERWAQLAVDEADQLGGFRVAELTAALRALGLNEPIYLGGAGRWRDSGMPGTPPRHRQRFIDADPHEAVGALVAHVRELRPHVVVTYDPQGGYGHPDHIHTHEVTMAAVAAAAGPDYPGEPWSVSKVYWSVFAKSAMAEGLSAMGDVPSDWIRVSADDMGFGYPDEGIDAVIDVEEQLPAKVAALRAHATQVTVAPDGRSFALSNNIALPIGAIEHYILAAGTAGERDARGWETDLLAGLNLR, encoded by the coding sequence ATGGAAACCCCGCGGTTGTTGTTTGTCCACGCTCACCCCGACGACGAGACCATCGCCACCGGCGCGACGATCGCCCACTACGTCGCGCGCGGAGCCCAGGTGCGGGTCGTCACGTGCACGTTGGGCGAGGAGGGCGAGGTGATCGGCGAGCGGTGGGCACAGCTTGCCGTCGACGAAGCCGATCAGCTCGGCGGCTTTCGAGTGGCCGAGTTGACCGCCGCGCTGCGCGCGCTCGGCCTCAACGAGCCGATCTATCTCGGCGGCGCGGGCCGGTGGCGTGACTCCGGCATGCCCGGTACGCCCCCGCGGCACAGGCAGCGGTTCATCGACGCCGATCCGCACGAGGCCGTCGGCGCGCTGGTCGCCCACGTCCGTGAACTGCGCCCGCACGTCGTCGTCACCTATGACCCCCAGGGCGGCTACGGCCACCCCGACCACATCCACACCCACGAGGTGACCATGGCCGCCGTCGCCGCCGCGGCCGGCCCCGACTACCCGGGCGAGCCGTGGAGCGTGTCGAAGGTCTACTGGTCGGTCTTCGCCAAATCCGCCATGGCCGAGGGCTTAAGCGCGATGGGCGACGTGCCGTCTGACTGGATCCGGGTCTCCGCCGACGACATGGGCTTCGGTTACCCCGATGAGGGGATCGACGCGGTCATCGACGTGGAGGAGCAGCTGCCTGCCAAGGTCGCGGCGCTGCGTGCGCATGCCACACAGGTCACCGTCGCCCCCGACGGGCGGTCCTTCGCGCTGTCCAACAACATCGCACTGCCGATCGGCGCGATCGAGCACTACATCCTCGCCGCCGGTACCGCGGGCGAGCGTGACGCCCGCGGCTGGGAAACCGATCTGCTCGCGGGACTCAACCTCCGATAG
- a CDS encoding bifunctional FO biosynthesis protein CofGH: MALNPQRGTDLPDPVVPPNPDVPSATALRRVLRRARDGVALNVEEAAIAMTARGEDLADLCASAARVRDAGLEAAGRRGPNGRLPVTYSPKVFIPVTHLCRDTCHYCTFVTVPGKLRAAGMGMYMEPDAILDVARQGAELGCKEALFTLGDRPEARWDEARQWLDERGYDSTLDYVRAMAIRVLEETGLLPHLNPGVMSWSELSRLKPVAPSMGMMLETTSRRLFETKGMAHYGSPDKDPEVRLRTLADAGRLSIPFTTGLLVGIGENLTERSETIHAIRRVHKEFGHVQEVIVQNFRAKDHTAMASSPDAAFEDFIATVAVTRLVMGPKMRVQAPPNLVSRTECLALVGAGVDDWGGVSPVTPDHVNPERPWPGLDELAAVTAEAGYDLVQRLTAQPQYVQAGAAWIDPRVRGHVDALADPDTGLALDINPTGRPWQEPDEAWESLGRTDLHSAIDSTGRLTDTRSDLGSAFGDWESIREKVNELAARAPERIDTDVLAALRSAERDPAGLTDDDYLALAMADGPALDAVAALADSLRRDTVGDDVTYVVNRNINFTNICYTGCRFCAFAQRKGDADAYSLSVEEVADRAWEAHVAGATEVCMQGGIDPELPVTGYADLVRAVKARVPSIHVHAFSPMEIANGVTKSGLSIREWLTALREAGLGSIPGTAAEILDDEVRWVLTKGKLPTSMWVEIVTTAHEVGLQSSSTMMYGHVDSPRHWVGHLRILREIQDRTGGFTEFVPLPFVHQSSPLYLAGGARPGPTHRDNRAVHALARIMLHGRISNIQTSWVKLGTERTQVMLRGGANDLGGTLMEETISRMAGSEFGSAKTVEELTAIAAGIGRPARQRSTTYKPLAA, encoded by the coding sequence GTGGCTCTGAACCCTCAGCGCGGCACCGACCTGCCCGATCCGGTGGTCCCACCGAACCCCGACGTGCCGAGTGCCACGGCCCTGCGCCGGGTGTTGCGCCGCGCCCGCGACGGCGTGGCGCTCAACGTCGAGGAAGCCGCGATCGCCATGACTGCCCGCGGCGAGGATCTCGCGGACCTGTGCGCCAGTGCTGCCCGGGTTCGTGACGCGGGCCTCGAAGCCGCTGGTCGACGCGGGCCCAACGGGCGTCTGCCGGTGACGTATTCGCCCAAGGTGTTCATCCCCGTCACGCACCTGTGCCGAGACACCTGCCACTACTGCACCTTCGTCACCGTGCCCGGCAAGCTGCGCGCCGCAGGCATGGGCATGTACATGGAACCCGACGCGATCCTCGACGTGGCACGCCAAGGCGCCGAATTGGGTTGCAAGGAAGCGTTGTTCACCCTCGGTGACCGTCCGGAGGCGCGCTGGGACGAGGCTCGGCAGTGGCTCGACGAGCGCGGCTACGACTCGACGCTGGACTACGTGCGGGCCATGGCGATCCGGGTGCTGGAGGAGACCGGCCTGCTGCCACACCTGAACCCCGGCGTGATGAGCTGGTCGGAGCTGTCCCGGCTCAAGCCGGTGGCCCCGTCGATGGGCATGATGCTGGAGACCACGTCGCGGCGACTGTTCGAGACCAAGGGAATGGCGCACTACGGCAGCCCGGACAAGGACCCCGAGGTTCGGCTGCGCACGCTGGCCGATGCGGGTCGACTGTCCATCCCGTTCACCACCGGGCTGCTCGTCGGCATTGGGGAGAACCTGACCGAGCGCTCCGAGACCATCCACGCGATTCGCCGCGTGCACAAGGAGTTCGGGCACGTGCAGGAAGTCATCGTGCAGAACTTCCGCGCCAAGGACCACACCGCGATGGCGTCGTCACCGGATGCCGCCTTCGAGGACTTCATCGCGACGGTGGCGGTCACCCGCCTGGTGATGGGGCCCAAGATGCGCGTGCAGGCCCCACCGAACCTGGTGTCGCGCACGGAGTGTCTGGCGTTGGTCGGCGCCGGTGTCGACGACTGGGGTGGGGTATCGCCGGTGACACCCGATCACGTCAACCCGGAACGGCCGTGGCCGGGCTTGGACGAGTTGGCCGCCGTCACCGCCGAGGCCGGCTACGACCTGGTGCAGCGGCTCACCGCGCAACCGCAGTACGTGCAGGCGGGCGCGGCGTGGATCGACCCACGGGTGCGTGGGCACGTCGACGCGCTCGCCGACCCCGACACCGGGCTGGCGTTGGACATCAATCCAACCGGGCGGCCGTGGCAGGAGCCCGACGAGGCATGGGAGTCATTGGGCCGCACCGATCTCCATTCGGCGATCGACAGCACCGGCCGGCTGACCGACACCCGCAGCGACTTGGGCAGCGCGTTCGGTGACTGGGAGTCGATCCGGGAGAAGGTGAACGAACTCGCCGCCCGCGCACCTGAGCGCATCGACACCGACGTGCTGGCCGCGCTGCGCTCGGCCGAGCGGGATCCGGCAGGCCTCACCGACGACGACTACCTGGCGCTCGCCATGGCCGACGGGCCCGCACTGGATGCCGTTGCCGCCCTGGCAGATTCGCTTCGGCGCGACACCGTCGGCGACGACGTCACGTACGTCGTCAACCGCAACATCAACTTCACCAACATCTGCTACACCGGATGCCGGTTCTGCGCGTTCGCCCAACGCAAGGGTGACGCCGACGCGTACTCGCTGTCCGTCGAGGAGGTCGCCGACCGGGCGTGGGAGGCGCACGTGGCCGGGGCCACCGAGGTCTGCATGCAGGGCGGGATCGACCCCGAACTACCGGTGACGGGCTACGCCGACCTGGTGCGCGCCGTCAAGGCCCGGGTGCCGTCGATCCACGTGCATGCGTTCTCCCCGATGGAGATCGCCAACGGCGTGACCAAGAGCGGGCTTTCGATACGCGAGTGGCTGACCGCGCTGCGGGAGGCCGGTTTGGGGAGCATCCCGGGAACCGCGGCCGAGATCCTCGACGACGAGGTGCGCTGGGTCCTGACCAAGGGCAAGCTGCCGACGTCGATGTGGGTCGAGATCGTCACCACCGCACACGAAGTCGGCCTGCAGTCAAGCTCGACGATGATGTACGGGCACGTTGACAGCCCACGGCACTGGGTCGGGCATCTGCGGATACTGCGTGAGATCCAGGACCGCACAGGGGGATTCACGGAGTTCGTGCCGCTCCCGTTTGTGCACCAGAGCTCGCCGCTGTACCTGGCCGGCGGCGCACGGCCGGGGCCCACGCACCGCGACAACCGAGCTGTCCATGCGCTCGCGCGAATCATGCTGCACGGCAGGATATCCAACATCCAGACCAGCTGGGTCAAGCTGGGCACCGAGCGGACACAGGTCATGCTGCGCGGCGGGGCGAACGACCTCGGTGGAACGCTGATGGAGGAGACGATCTCGAGGATGGCCGGCTCGGAGTTCGGTTCGGCCAAGACCGTCGAAGAGCTCACGGCGATCGCCGCGGGGATCGGGCGCCCCGCGCGGCAGCGCTCCACGACCTACAAGCCGCTGGCGGCCTAG
- a CDS encoding DUF1353 domain-containing protein — protein MTQRCAPIEKEAVVHVRQLTADELDALRATKRVFKESAWDEWRTTQPLKFDGVNRQFEVCDDFATDLVSVPGVVAWFIPRAGRYARAAVLHDYLWRYPDRTGCDRRQADYRFRRQMQRDGVSLLRRWIMWAAVRMAAIVQGKGGAGWGKDVPGALALLVLVAIPVVLLPGIAILASTFVFWVLEAVVALVVPDETMPRMQLKT, from the coding sequence ATGACGCAGCGCTGTGCCCCGATCGAGAAAGAAGCCGTCGTCCACGTCCGCCAGCTCACCGCCGACGAGCTGGACGCGTTACGCGCGACCAAGAGGGTCTTCAAGGAGAGCGCCTGGGACGAGTGGCGCACCACCCAGCCGCTGAAGTTCGACGGTGTCAACCGGCAATTCGAGGTGTGCGACGACTTCGCCACCGACCTGGTTTCGGTGCCGGGCGTGGTCGCCTGGTTCATTCCGCGCGCGGGCCGTTACGCCCGGGCAGCAGTGCTCCACGACTACCTGTGGCGCTACCCCGATCGCACCGGCTGCGACCGCCGGCAGGCCGACTACCGGTTTCGCCGCCAGATGCAGCGCGACGGCGTCAGCCTGCTGCGGCGCTGGATCATGTGGGCCGCGGTGCGAATGGCGGCGATCGTGCAGGGCAAGGGCGGCGCCGGATGGGGTAAGGACGTGCCCGGCGCGTTGGCGCTGTTGGTGCTCGTCGCCATTCCGGTGGTGTTGCTGCCCGGCATCGCGATCCTGGCGTCGACGTTCGTGTTCTGGGTGCTGGAAGCCGTGGTCGCCCTGGTGGTTCCCGACGAGACCATGCCGCGGATGCAGCTGAAAACCTGA
- a CDS encoding NADPH-dependent 2,4-dienoyl-CoA reductase — protein sequence MSYPKLLSPLDLGFTTLRNRVVMGSMHTGLEDRARDTGRLAEYFAERARGGVGLIITGGYAPNRTGWLLPFAAQMLSSSDARRHRRITGAVHDEGAKILLQILHAGRYAYHPFSVSASAIKAPINPFRPRMLRDVNGSIADFVRCAVLARDAGYDGVEIMGSEGYLLNQFLAPRTNKRTDSWGGTPENRRRFPVEIVRRTRAAVGDDFIICYRMSMADFVEDGQSWDEILALASEVEAAGATLINTGIGWHESRVPTIVTSVPNSAFVAISNAVAEHVSIPVVASNRINMPQAAEQILADGHVQLISMARPLLADPDWVRKAASGVADEINTCISCNQACLDHAFAHKTVSCLLNPRAGHETTLVLSPTRRPKRIAVVGAGPAGLAAAVTAAQRGHRVTLIEASETIGGQFDLARRIPGKEEFTETIRYYTTMLAKHDVDVRLGTRADVAALRGYDDVVLATGVRPRIPDIAGIDHPKVLPYPEVITGAPVGRTVAVIGAGGIGFDVSEFLVTDQSPTLNLKEWKAEWGVVDPQEARGALTTPRPAAPAREVFLLQRTKGAQGKRLGKTTGWVHRASLKAKGVQQLSGVNYERVDDDGLHISFGPHRAGPRLLEVDNVVICAGQESVRELEDGLERHGITPHVIGGAALAAELDAKRAIRQGTELAARL from the coding sequence GTGAGCTATCCGAAACTGTTGTCGCCGTTGGATCTTGGGTTCACCACCCTACGCAACCGTGTCGTGATGGGATCTATGCACACCGGCCTGGAGGACCGCGCCCGCGACACCGGCCGGCTCGCCGAGTACTTCGCCGAACGCGCCCGCGGCGGCGTCGGCCTGATCATCACCGGCGGGTATGCGCCGAACCGGACCGGCTGGCTGCTTCCGTTCGCCGCGCAGATGCTGTCGTCGTCCGACGCGCGTCGGCACCGCAGGATCACCGGCGCGGTGCACGACGAGGGCGCCAAAATCCTGCTTCAGATCCTGCACGCCGGACGCTATGCCTACCATCCGTTTTCGGTCAGCGCATCGGCGATCAAGGCGCCGATCAACCCGTTTCGGCCGCGGATGCTGCGTGACGTAAATGGCTCCATCGCCGATTTCGTCCGGTGCGCGGTGCTGGCGCGAGACGCCGGCTACGACGGCGTCGAGATCATGGGCAGCGAGGGATATCTGCTCAACCAGTTCCTGGCTCCGCGGACGAACAAACGCACCGACTCCTGGGGCGGCACACCGGAGAACCGCCGCCGCTTTCCCGTGGAGATCGTGCGCCGCACCCGCGCCGCCGTCGGCGACGACTTCATCATCTGCTATCGCATGTCCATGGCCGACTTCGTCGAAGACGGCCAGAGCTGGGACGAAATACTGGCCCTGGCAAGCGAAGTGGAGGCAGCGGGCGCGACGCTCATCAACACCGGCATCGGTTGGCACGAGTCGCGGGTGCCCACCATCGTCACCTCGGTGCCCAACAGCGCGTTCGTCGCCATCAGCAATGCGGTGGCCGAACACGTCAGCATCCCTGTGGTGGCGTCCAACCGGATCAACATGCCGCAGGCCGCCGAGCAGATCCTTGCCGACGGTCACGTCCAGCTGATCTCGATGGCACGCCCGCTGCTGGCCGACCCGGACTGGGTGCGCAAGGCCGCGTCCGGTGTCGCCGACGAGATCAACACGTGCATCTCCTGTAACCAGGCCTGCCTGGATCACGCGTTCGCCCACAAAACCGTGTCGTGCCTGTTGAATCCGCGGGCCGGACACGAGACCACGTTGGTGCTGTCCCCGACGCGGCGGCCCAAACGCATTGCGGTGGTCGGCGCGGGGCCGGCCGGGCTCGCCGCGGCCGTCACCGCGGCGCAACGGGGTCATCGCGTGACGTTGATCGAGGCCAGCGAGACCATCGGCGGCCAGTTCGATCTGGCCCGCAGAATTCCCGGCAAGGAGGAGTTCACCGAGACGATCCGCTACTACACGACGATGCTGGCCAAGCACGACGTCGACGTACGGCTGGGCACCCGCGCCGACGTCGCGGCGCTGCGCGGATACGACGACGTGGTGCTGGCCACCGGTGTGCGACCGCGGATTCCGGACATCGCCGGCATCGACCATCCGAAGGTGCTGCCCTACCCCGAGGTCATCACGGGCGCCCCGGTCGGCAGGACCGTGGCCGTCATCGGCGCCGGCGGCATCGGTTTCGACGTCAGCGAGTTCCTGGTCACCGACCAATCCCCCACCCTGAACCTCAAGGAGTGGAAGGCCGAATGGGGCGTCGTCGACCCGCAAGAGGCGCGCGGCGCGTTGACCACACCGCGGCCCGCCGCGCCGGCTCGCGAGGTGTTCCTGCTGCAGCGCACCAAGGGAGCACAAGGTAAACGGCTCGGTAAGACGACGGGCTGGGTGCACCGGGCCTCGCTGAAAGCCAAAGGAGTGCAACAACTCTCCGGCGTGAACTACGAACGTGTCGACGACGACGGCCTGCATATCAGCTTCGGTCCGCATCGCGCCGGTCCGCGGTTGCTCGAAGTGGACAACGTGGTGATCTGCGCGGGTCAGGAGTCCGTGCGCGAGCTCGAGGACGGGCTGGAACGCCACGGAATCACACCGCACGTCATCGGCGGCGCGGCGCTGGCCGCCGAGCTGGACGCCAAGCGCGCGATCCGGCAGGGCACCGAGTTGGCGGCCCGGCTGTAG
- a CDS encoding PadR family transcriptional regulator, with amino-acid sequence MALPHAILVALCEQAGSGYELARRFDRSIGYFWAASHQQIYRTLRTMEADGWVHVTPVVQQGRPDKKVYTVSDAGRAELARWISEPLSGRGSAVADNRTRELAVKMRGAAYGDVSVLRAQVCALRAERADLLDTYRGFEKRQFPNPASLRGSALHQYLVLRGGIRAEESAIEWLDEVATALEAT; translated from the coding sequence GTGGCCCTTCCCCACGCCATCCTCGTGGCCCTGTGCGAACAGGCCGGCTCCGGATATGAGCTCGCCCGCCGCTTCGACCGCTCCATCGGCTACTTCTGGGCCGCATCGCATCAGCAGATCTACCGCACCCTGCGGACCATGGAGGCCGACGGCTGGGTGCATGTGACGCCCGTCGTCCAACAGGGGCGACCGGACAAGAAGGTCTACACGGTGTCCGACGCGGGCCGTGCCGAATTGGCCCGCTGGATCTCCGAGCCGTTGTCCGGGCGGGGCAGCGCCGTGGCCGACAACCGCACCCGCGAGCTCGCGGTGAAGATGCGTGGCGCCGCCTATGGCGATGTGTCTGTACTGCGTGCGCAGGTGTGCGCACTGCGGGCCGAGCGGGCCGACCTCCTCGACACCTACCGGGGTTTCGAGAAGCGGCAGTTCCCCAACCCGGCGAGCCTGCGCGGCAGCGCGCTGCACCAGTACCTGGTGTTGCGCGGCGGCATCCGCGCCGAGGAGAGCGCAATCGAGTGGCTCGATGAAGTGGCCACGGCATTGGAGGCCACGTGA
- the fdxA gene encoding ferredoxin, with protein MTYTIAEPCVDVKDKACIEECPVDCIYEGARMLYIHPDECVDCGACEPVCPVEAIYYEDDVPEQWSEYTQINADFFAELGSPGGASKVGMTENDPQVVKDLPPQGED; from the coding sequence GTGACGTACACGATTGCCGAACCCTGCGTCGACGTCAAAGACAAGGCGTGTATCGAGGAGTGCCCTGTCGACTGCATCTACGAGGGCGCACGCATGCTGTACATCCACCCGGACGAATGCGTCGACTGCGGCGCGTGCGAGCCGGTCTGCCCGGTTGAGGCCATCTACTACGAAGACGATGTGCCTGAACAGTGGAGCGAGTACACGCAGATCAACGCTGACTTCTTCGCTGAGCTGGGTTCGCCCGGCGGTGCGTCCAAGGTCGGTATGACCGAGAACGACCCACAGGTCGTCAAGGATCTGCCGCCCCAAGGCGAGGACTGA
- the dapC gene encoding succinyldiaminopimelate transaminase, with product MSASLPVFPWDTLADVTAQARSHHDGIVDLSVGTPIDPVAPVIREALAAASAAPGYPTTAGTPALREAAVAALARRYGVTGLSEAAVLPVIGTKELIAWLPTLLGIGPQDTVVVPELAYPTYDVGARLARAQVLRADSLTQLGPQSPALVYINSPSNPTGKVLGLDHLRKVVGWARERGVLIASDECYLGLGWDAEPLSVLHPSVCDGDHTGLLAVHSLSKSSSLAGYRAGFVAGDPVVVAELLAVRKHAGMMVPTPVQAAMVAALSDDEHERQQRARYARRRDVLLPALRAAGFTVDNSEAGLYLWATRGEPCRETLAWLAQRGILVAPGEFYGPGGSHHVRVALTAPDERINAAAQRLSV from the coding sequence GTGTCGGCGTCACTGCCGGTGTTCCCGTGGGACACCCTGGCCGACGTCACCGCGCAGGCCCGGTCGCACCACGACGGCATCGTCGACCTGTCGGTCGGAACCCCGATCGATCCGGTCGCCCCGGTGATCCGTGAGGCGTTGGCGGCGGCCAGCGCCGCGCCGGGCTATCCGACGACGGCGGGCACCCCGGCGCTGCGGGAAGCGGCCGTCGCGGCGCTGGCCCGGCGGTACGGCGTCACCGGGCTGTCCGAAGCGGCCGTGCTGCCGGTGATCGGCACCAAGGAACTGATCGCTTGGCTGCCGACACTGTTGGGGATCGGGCCGCAGGACACCGTTGTGGTGCCCGAATTGGCCTATCCCACTTACGATGTGGGCGCTCGTCTGGCCCGAGCGCAGGTGCTGCGCGCGGACTCGCTCACGCAGTTGGGACCGCAGTCGCCTGCCCTGGTGTACATCAACTCGCCGAGCAACCCGACCGGCAAGGTCCTGGGCCTCGACCACCTGCGCAAGGTCGTCGGCTGGGCCCGCGAGCGCGGTGTGCTGATCGCTTCCGACGAGTGCTATCTCGGGCTGGGCTGGGACGCCGAGCCGCTGTCGGTGCTGCATCCCTCGGTGTGCGACGGCGACCACACCGGGCTGTTGGCGGTGCACTCGCTGTCCAAGTCGTCGTCGCTGGCGGGCTACCGGGCCGGATTCGTGGCGGGAGACCCGGTGGTCGTCGCCGAGCTGCTGGCGGTGCGCAAGCACGCCGGCATGATGGTGCCGACGCCGGTGCAGGCCGCGATGGTGGCCGCGCTGAGCGACGACGAGCACGAACGCCAACAGCGTGCCCGCTATGCGCGGCGCCGCGACGTGTTGCTGCCGGCGCTGCGGGCGGCCGGATTCACCGTCGACAACTCCGAAGCCGGGCTGTATCTGTGGGCGACGCGCGGCGAACCGTGCCGAGAAACCCTCGCGTGGCTCGCGCAGCGCGGAATCCTGGTCGCCCCCGGCGAGTTCTACGGCCCGGGTGGGTCGCACCATGTGCGCGTCGCATTGACCGCGCCCGACGAGCGGATCAACGCTGCCGCGCAGCGGCTTTCGGTGTGA
- a CDS encoding MPT63 family protein, whose protein sequence is MAVAGIAALGIATAPMAAADSYPTTTSFGATQELVDANGAVVTGWTVGELEPSDDVLPGYQPVGTLYEADATVTAVRGTVTPIIANFNARAASGETYRAVFTVPTPEGVNPATLTEGASSEGELFFDVTGPAPNSIVYNAGGRDLLIWTDGAAAPEVIVEEEVVAEETETETEVTVEEEITEEQQ, encoded by the coding sequence ATGGCAGTCGCGGGTATCGCGGCGCTCGGAATCGCCACGGCGCCAATGGCCGCCGCCGACAGCTATCCGACGACCACCTCGTTCGGCGCGACGCAAGAGCTCGTCGACGCCAACGGCGCCGTCGTAACGGGCTGGACCGTGGGCGAACTGGAGCCCAGCGACGACGTGCTGCCGGGCTACCAGCCGGTAGGCACCCTGTATGAGGCGGACGCGACCGTCACCGCGGTCCGGGGCACGGTCACGCCGATCATCGCCAACTTCAACGCTCGCGCCGCCAGCGGTGAGACCTATCGCGCGGTCTTCACCGTCCCGACCCCCGAGGGCGTCAACCCCGCCACCCTCACCGAGGGCGCATCATCGGAGGGCGAACTGTTCTTCGACGTCACGGGCCCGGCTCCGAACAGCATCGTCTACAACGCCGGCGGCCGGGATCTGTTGATCTGGACCGACGGCGCCGCCGCTCCCGAAGTGATCGTCGAAGAAGAGGTCGTCGCCGAAGAGACCGAAACCGAGACCGAGGTGACCGTCGAAGAGGAGATCACCGAAGAGCAGCAGTAG
- a CDS encoding PucR family transcriptional regulator — protein MRADGVSLGKLLLALDATLVQLIQAPRGLDLPVASAALIDQDDVTLGLAAGAGAADVFFLLGMHDADAVRWIDRQGAAPTAIFVKNPSDALIARATASGIAVVAVDPRARWERLYRLVDHVFEHHGNRADPWYDSGTDLFGLAQSTADRVHGMVSIEDAQSHVLAYSASNEEADELRRLSILGRAGPPEHLEWLSQWGIFDALRAGDDVVSVAARPELGLRPRLAIGIHLPAVDQRRPPEFAGTIWVQQGSRPLSDDAEEILRGAAVLAARIMSRLAARPSTHTRRVQELLGLTGADVDVGAVARELDVVADGRVAVIGFDTASHHSRLADVLALSASAFRSDALVASNGSRVYVLLPQTSRTTSVTSWLRGTIASLHAELGLSLRAVIAAPVAGLGAAAQARAEIDRALDSAERHPVAFGEVTSVAEARTAVLLDEIVTLISADDRLLDPRVRELRDHDPVLADTLHAYLDGFGDVAAVAERLHVHPNTVRYRVRRAEQLLSTSLSDPDARLLLSLNLRATA, from the coding sequence ATGAGGGCCGACGGTGTCAGCCTCGGAAAATTGCTGCTCGCGCTGGACGCCACGCTGGTGCAGTTGATCCAGGCGCCGCGCGGCCTGGATCTGCCCGTCGCCTCGGCCGCGCTGATCGATCAGGACGACGTCACGCTGGGACTGGCCGCAGGCGCCGGCGCGGCCGACGTGTTTTTCCTGCTGGGCATGCACGACGCGGACGCCGTGCGCTGGATCGACCGACAGGGCGCGGCGCCGACGGCAATTTTCGTCAAGAACCCGTCCGACGCGCTCATCGCGCGGGCGACGGCCTCGGGCATCGCGGTGGTCGCTGTCGACCCGCGAGCCCGGTGGGAGCGGTTGTACCGCTTGGTCGACCACGTCTTCGAGCACCACGGCAACCGCGCCGACCCCTGGTACGACTCCGGAACCGACCTTTTCGGGCTGGCGCAGTCGACCGCCGACCGGGTGCACGGCATGGTGAGCATCGAGGATGCGCAGTCCCACGTGCTGGCCTACTCCGCATCCAACGAGGAGGCCGACGAACTGCGCCGGCTGTCGATCCTGGGCCGCGCCGGTCCGCCGGAGCATCTCGAATGGCTAAGCCAGTGGGGCATTTTCGACGCGCTGCGCGCCGGCGACGACGTGGTGTCGGTGGCCGCGCGCCCCGAATTGGGCCTGCGGCCGCGGCTGGCGATCGGGATACATCTTCCCGCCGTCGATCAACGCCGGCCGCCGGAGTTCGCGGGCACGATCTGGGTGCAACAAGGCTCCCGGCCACTGTCGGACGATGCCGAGGAAATCTTGCGCGGGGCCGCGGTATTGGCGGCCCGGATCATGTCCCGGCTGGCGGCGCGGCCGTCGACGCATACACGGCGCGTCCAGGAACTGTTGGGGCTGACCGGCGCCGACGTCGACGTCGGCGCTGTTGCACGCGAACTCGACGTCGTCGCCGACGGCCGGGTCGCCGTCATCGGGTTTGACACCGCGTCCCACCACAGCCGGCTCGCCGATGTCCTGGCCTTGAGTGCCAGCGCTTTCCGCAGCGACGCCTTGGTCGCGTCGAACGGCTCACGGGTGTATGTGCTGTTGCCCCAGACCAGTCGCACCACGTCGGTGACCTCCTGGTTGCGGGGAACGATCGCGAGCCTGCATGCCGAGTTGGGGCTTTCGCTGCGAGCCGTGATCGCCGCTCCGGTAGCGGGTTTGGGGGCGGCGGCGCAGGCGCGCGCCGAGATCGACCGTGCCCTGGACAGCGCGGAACGCCATCCGGTGGCGTTCGGAGAGGTGACCTCCGTTGCCGAGGCACGCACCGCCGTGCTGCTCGACGAGATCGTGACGTTGATCAGCGCCGATGACCGCTTGCTCGACCCTCGGGTGCGCGAATTACGGGACCACGACCCCGTTCTCGCCGATACGCTGCATGCTTACCTCGACGGTTTCGGAGATGTCGCCGCCGTGGCCGAGCGGTTGCACGTGCACCCCAACACCGTTCGTTACCGGGTGCGCCGCGCCGAGCAATTGTTGTCGACATCACTTTCGGATCCCGATGCGCGACTGCTGTTGTCACTGAATCTGCGCGCTACCGCTTGA